The DNA window agaatattttgaaaaccatATTTAGAGGCCATTAATAGAGGGCTGCTGGTCTCCTTGACAGAAGATTTTATGTAGAGCCTAGGTGAACATGGGAATGCTTTTAGTTCTAAATTTCCTTTGTTAAGCAGGGCTTCCACTCAGAATTTTTTACATAAATTGAAAAGTTGGTATTTCCACAAAACTTAAAATGTGCATGTTATGTCTTGTTGGAAATGTGTTTACTTATCGGGAAATAAGGAATTATTCATGATTGTAATGGGTAAGTGTTGTTCTTCCACAATTGCACGATAAATAATGTTCAGCATTGCTAGATATGACACTGAACTCTCCGAAGTCTCAACTTCTGCTATATTAGGAAGTATGATATGAATATATCctatttaattcctttttaaaatctcttttgtcttttccaggaTTGATTGGAGCCAAATTTTGTCTATGTTTGTATCTTTTGTCTATTTTTAATATACTGCCCCAACTTGCTTGCTGTGAAGGGAGTATGCAGCTGGAGATCAAAGTTGCCCTGAACTTCATCATCTCTTATCTGTACAACAAGCTTCCACGGAGGCGGGCTGACCTGTTTGGTGAAGAGCTAGAACGGTTgctgaaaaagaaatatgaaggCCATTGGTACCCAGAGAAACCTTTGAAGGGCTCTGGCTACCGCTGTGTTCACATTGGGGAAACTGTGGACCCTGTTGTAGAAATGGCAGCTAAGCGGAGTGGATTGGCTGTGGAGGATGTGCGAGCCAATGTTCCTGAGGAACTGAGTGTCTGGATTGATCCATTTGAGGTCTCCTATCAGATTGGTGAGAAAGGGTCTGTCAAGGTCTTATACCTAAATGACAGTGAGGGCTGCAGTGCAACTGAGCTGGACAAGGAGATTAAAAGCAGCTTCAACCCTGATGCTCAGGTGTTTGTCCCCATTGGAAGCCAGGACAACTCCTTGTCTAACTCTCCATCACCATCTTTTGGCCAGTCACCCAGCCCTACATTCATCCCACGGTCTGCCCAGCCCATTACCTTTACCACTGCCACTTTTGCTGCCACAAAGTTTGGCTCAACTAAGATGAAGAAAGGTGGAGGAGCAGGAGCAAACACCAGTGGTGCAGGGgttccacagcagcagcagcagcgcctaGTCCGTTCTCCCACCAATGGCTTGCTGAAACACAAAGGCCTCTCCCTGTCtatgcattctctgaacttcgtTGGGGGTAGTCCAGCCCCTCAGTCTCAGCTGTCCCCCAATGCCAAGGAGTTTGTTTACAGCGGTGGATCACCAGGAGCCAGCAGCCTCTTCTTTGATGGTGTAACCACTGAAAACCAGGCAGGTGTCATTCCTTCTGCATCCCAGTTCGGtgccagtggtggcagcagcagcagcagcagcagctttgacATGGCTCAGGTGTTTGGTGGAAGTACCAACAGCCTATTTCTGGAGAAGACACCCTTCGTGGAAGGACTCAGCTACAATCTGAACGCCATCAGCCAGTATCCCAGCCAGTCGTACCAGCCAGTGGTTTTGGCCAACTGACCACCATGAGAGTATTCTGGGGAAAATaacttccaaaaaaagagaggaaaaaaatagtaatatttGAAATCTTATAAGTATAGCTTCTTGGAAAGAGACAAATCCTGATTCATTTTGTCATGCCAGGGAACGCTGCTGAAGcactaattatttttttaaaacttgcatcCTGTACTCTTTCCTACCCATTGTAAATTTAATGAGGGAGGTTATTCTTCTTGGCAAAGAAGTTGTGGGAACCAGAGTCACTTTATGATCTCCTGTGCTGCTTCTTGGAATTGGTTCTCAAATGCTTGTGGTAAGGATGGCCTTGATGAGAATGCTCTTGTGCCCcttattttcccccattttggaGTAGCCTGGGGTGAGGATGGGGAAATGGATTTAGACACCTTCTGGATGTGTGATGTCTCAAGTATTCTGGGAGGTGGGGAGGCTTGGAACTTGAATCTTTACATGAGATGGGTAGCATAGATGGTGGAATAAAAACATTCACTTACTGTACCTCTCATCATTCATATTGCTATTACAGAATGAGAATAGAACAAAGTTCTCAGCTGCAGCTTTTTTGTCTGTACTAACTGGTAACGGCAAGGTCTTAACACTGAACATGCTACTTCCCTAAAAGTTTCTCTTaactctgggtgtgtgtgtgtcctgggtCAGCGTTGTAGTATCtgggacagattttttttgttttgttttttgcattgcgTTCTCCTCATTTTTGCCAACACCCTTAAGAGTCCAGGGAGAAGTGACTTCTTTGGGAAACTCAGACCTGGTGTTATTTACTGTTGCTGTGATGTATAAAAAGGACTCTTCATACAAACACTTTGATCGGTGCACATTACAGTCTTTCATGAATAGGAGTGAATGCTGGGTGTTCTGTGCCTGAACAGCCCATCTTTATTTTCCACTGATCCATGCATTTTGGTTGTATGGGGTTTTGAGCATTCTTTTAACATCTGAGCTTGTGGGTACTTTTTCTTGTGGACAAGATGGTTCTCTTGATTTAGAATACTATAAAGCACTATGTGTGGCCAGGAAGAGGGAGTTAGTGCAAATTTCTCTCAGGATGGGTGACATGAGGGTTTGCACATTGAATTTTGTGTCTCTTAGGATGTTTGACCAAAAACTTAATGATTTTCATTTGAAAGGAAGCAGGTATTCCTGTACAGAAGAGTACCTTACATATCAAGTCTAGCACGGATTTGTTCCATCTCAAGACTGCAAGGGGGTGAGGCAAGCTTGCTGGAGAATTTCCAGATGACTTAAGCTGTGGCAAAAAGAAATTGTTTTTTGAACCAAGTGCAGAGTCTGTTCTTTGTTGCAGTTACAGTAAACTAGAAATTGTACTGATATTCCCTGCATTTCCCCTTTTCAGTAGGATGGGAGAACTTGGAAAACAGGGACGGTAGTGGCCTTCATGTAGGGTATTTGCAGTTATGTTGACAGAAATCTGCCTTTTGCAGCAAACCTTTCCCCATCTATCTTTTGTGAGATAATTACCAAACCCCAAAGATCACCTAGCTACAATAAGGTGTGAGATGTTGTTTGAAGC is part of the Pogona vitticeps strain Pit_001003342236 chromosome 5, PviZW2.1, whole genome shotgun sequence genome and encodes:
- the TOB2 gene encoding protein Tob2 produces the protein MQLEIKVALNFIISYLYNKLPRRRADLFGEELERLLKKKYEGHWYPEKPLKGSGYRCVHIGETVDPVVEMAAKRSGLAVEDVRANVPEELSVWIDPFEVSYQIGEKGSVKVLYLNDSEGCSATELDKEIKSSFNPDAQVFVPIGSQDNSLSNSPSPSFGQSPSPTFIPRSAQPITFTTATFAATKFGSTKMKKGGGAGANTSGAGVPQQQQQRLVRSPTNGLLKHKGLSLSMHSLNFVGGSPAPQSQLSPNAKEFVYSGGSPGASSLFFDGVTTENQAGVIPSASQFGASGGSSSSSSSFDMAQVFGGSTNSLFLEKTPFVEGLSYNLNAISQYPSQSYQPVVLAN